The following proteins come from a genomic window of Lycium ferocissimum isolate CSIRO_LF1 chromosome 4, AGI_CSIRO_Lferr_CH_V1, whole genome shotgun sequence:
- the LOC132054734 gene encoding uncharacterized protein LOC132054734, whose amino-acid sequence MEIKTDGSDGSLVLIKQGAEARVFESTFVGSRRCIIKERFSKKYRHPTLDSKLTLKRLNAEARCMTKARRLGVVTPVLYAVDPVMHTLTFEYVEGPSVKDIFLEFGLVGVDEERMADIATQIGNAIGKIHDGGLVHGDLTTSNMLFRSAANQLVLIDFGLSFTSTLPEDKAVDLYVLERALLSMHSSCGNVMDQILAAYKKSSKQWSSTWNKLAQVRQRGRKRTMVG is encoded by the exons ATGGAAATCAAGACAGATGGAAGTGATGGATCCTTGGTTTTAATCAAGCAAGGAGCTGAGGCT AGGGTATTTGAGTCAACATTTGTGGGCAGTAGGAGGTGTATTATCAAGGAACGGTTTTCTAAGAAATACAGGCATCCGACGTTGGACTCAAAACTCACTCTTAAACGGTTGAATGCG GAGGCAAGGTGCATGACAAAAGCTAGACGGCTTGGTGTTGTTACTCCAGTGCTTTATGCTGTTGACCCTGTTATGCATACTCTCACCTTTGAATATGTCGAAGGTCCTTCTGTGAAAGATATATtccttgagtttggattagttgGTGTTGACGAAGAACGGATGGCTGATATTGCAACACAGATTGGTAATGCGATTGGCAAAATACACGATGGTGGCCTAGTCCATGGCGATTTGACAACATCAAACATGTTATTCAGGAGTGCTGCCAATCAGCTG GTGCTGATTGACTTTGGTCTAAGCTTTACTTCAACGCTTCCGGAAGATAAAGCAGTTGATTTATATGTACTAGAACGTGCTTTACTCTCGATGCACTCTTCTTGTGGAAATGTG ATGGACCAGATACTTGCTGCATACAAGAAATCCTCAAAGCAGTGGTCATCAACCTGGAACAAGCTTGCCCAAG TGAGGCAAAGAGGAAGAAAGCGCACAATGGTTGGTTGA
- the LOC132053072 gene encoding protein ANTAGONIST OF LIKE HETEROCHROMATIN PROTEIN 1 produces the protein MAPLNKSKKTKKDSKKLKKIKGKIKKDKSINIVPVENKGTECDWWDSFWHKNSPIPGSGVPCDEEEGFKYFFRVSKKTFDYICSLVREDLISRPPSGLINIEGRLLSVEKQVAIALRRLASGESQVSVGASFGVGQSTVSQVTWRFIEALEERAKHHLNWPEPSKMEKIKSEFEKSFGLRNCCGAIDATHIVMTLPAIQTSDDWCDQENNYSMLLQGIVDNEMRFLDIVTGWPGGMTTSRLFKCSGFYRLCESGDRLNGNVSEGAEIREYIIGGFGYPLLPWLITPYEGDDDEFSDSVLDFNAVHETARSVAVKAFSQLKGSWRILNKVMWRPDKQKLPSIILVCCLLHNIIIDCGDKLHPDVAVSGHHDPGYEGQSCKQIESLGRLTRDKLTKHLQITKKGCSM, from the exons ATGGCTCCACTAAACAAATCAAAGAAGACGAAGAAAGATtcaaagaagttgaagaaaataaaaggcaAAATCAAGAAAGACAAATCCATCAACATTGTTCCTGTTGAGAATAAAGGAACTGAATGTGATTGGTGGGATAGTTTTTGGCACAAGAATTCACCAATCCCAG GTTCTGGTGTACCATGTGATGAAGAGGAAGGTTTCAAGTATTTTTTCCGTGTTTCAAAGAAGACTTTTGATTACATATGTTCACTTGTAAGGGAGGACCTTATCTCAAGACCTCCTTCAGGTCTCATAAACATTGAGGGAAGGCTTCTTAGTGTTGAGAAACAAGTTGCAATTGCGTTGCGAAGGTTGGCTTCTGGTGAATCCCAAGTTTCAGTTGGGGCATCATTCGGAGTTGGGCAGTCCACTGTCTCTCAGGTCACCTGGAGATTCATTGAAGCACTGGAAGAACGGGCAAAGCACCATCTTAATTGGCCAGAACCTAGTAAGATGGAAAAAATCAAGTCTGaatttgaaaaatcatttgGTTTACGTAACTGTTGTGGAGCAATTGATGCAACTCACATCGTAATGACCCTTCCCGCTATTCAAACCTCAGATGATTGGTGTGATCAGGAAAATAATTACAGCATGCTTTTGCAAGGCATCGTGGATAACGAGATGCGTTTTTTAGATATTGTGACAGGCTGGCCTGGGGGCATGACCACTTCAAGGCTGTTCAAGTGCTCAGGATTTTACAGACTCTGTGAAAGTGGTGATCGTTTAAACGGAAATGTTTCTGAAGGAGCAGAAATTAGAGAGTACATTATAGGAGGTTTTGGTTACCCTCTTCTTCCATGGCTTATTACACCTTATGAAGGTGATGACGACGAGTTCTCAGATTCCGTGCTGGATTTCAATGCAGTGCATGAGACTGCAAGGTCAGTCGCGGTCAAAGCTTTCTCGCAATTGAAGGGAAGTTGGAGAATCCTTAATAAGGTTATGTGGAGACCTGATAAACAGAAACTACCTAGTATCATCCTCGTGTGTTGTTTActtcataatattattattgattgtGGAGACAAATTACATCCTGACGTTGCCGTATCTGGTCATCACGACCCAGGATATGAGGGACAGAGCTGCAAGCAGATCGAATCACTGGGGAGATTAACAAGGGACAAATTGACTAAACACCTACAGATTACCAAAAAAGGATGCTCGATGTAA